In Legionella cincinnatiensis, the DNA window GGATTGTAATGAGCCAAGAAAAGAAAATTCTTCTGATGACGCGCCAATGTGGGCCAGCAAGTCCATTAGTTAATCCGACCCCAGCAATTGCTCCAGTTACAGTATGGGTAGTAGAAACAGGAATACCTGATTGGGTTGCAATAAAAAGAGAAATCGCTGCCCCAGTTTCGGCTGCACAACCCTTTATGGTATCAAGTTTTGTTATTTGAGTTCCCATTGTGTGCACAATACGCCAGCCTCCTGCAAGGGTCCCAAGACTTATTGCCGCTTGACATGAAATGACTACCCAACATGGGACATAAAAAGGTCCTTCGATCCAAGCTGCTGAAAAGAGTAATATAGAGATGATCCCCATAGTCTTTTGGCCATCATTGCTTCCATGGGTTAGGCTAAGTAACGCAGAGGAGCATAATTGGAATCCTTTAAAAAACTTGAAATGAGTTTGTTTTGAGTTTTTCGAAAACTTATAAAAAAAGTAAGTAATAAATAATGCAACAACTAATCCAAGAGCGGGTGAAACAAAAATTCCGCCGATTACTTTGGCAAAACCAGTCATTTTAAGCGATGAAAAACCCCCTTTGGCTATTGCCGCTCCCGCTAATCCACCAATAAGGGCATGCGAAGAACTTGATGGAAGCCCGTAATACCATGTCACAAGATTCCAGAAGATAGCCCCGATTAATGCGGCTAAAATAAAATGCGCATCAACAATGTGAGCATCGATTAAGTCGCTTCCAATAGTTTTTGCCACAGTGAGATTAAAAACTAAAAAAGCAATAAAATTGAAAAATGCAGCCCATATTACAGCTTGCTTGGGGGTTAAAACCTTGGTAGTGACGATCGTAGCTATAGAATTTGCTGCATCATGGAAGCCATTAATAAAATCGAAAGCATAGGCAACCATGATTACAAATAATGTAAATAAAAAGGGTGAGTCCATACCAAAACTATTCCTTAGAATACTATATATAATAACTGCTTTTAGTCATTAATTTAGATACAATATGCATTAAGAGTTTGATAACATAGGGTAATTCTATAGCCCCAGACTCCATAGCAAGGGTTGCGTGCTGTTCTTCATCCTCTTTCATCTTAGTTAACAAGGAATGTGATTTTTTATCCTTTGCTGGTAGTTTTTGTAAATGTCGGAGCAAATGGGCAGAGACTTGTCGCTCCGTCTCCATCACAAACCCTAAGCTAACTCTATCTCCAGCTAACCCAGCAAGAGCTCCTAATATAAAAGAACCACCATACCATAAAGGGTTGAGGAGGCTTGTTTTGGAGCCTAATTCAGTTAATCGTTCTTCACACCAGGCTAAATGATCAATTTCTTCAGCAGCTGCATCACTCATCTGCTTTTTAATATGGGTTAATTGCGCTGTTAAGGCTTGGCCTTGGTAAAGGGCTTGCGCACAAACTTCTCCGGCGTGATTGACTCGCATTAATCCCGAGATATGTTTTTTTTCTTGGGGAGAGAGTGATGCCTCAGGAAGATCTTTGGCGGGTGAATGACGTGTTCCTATGCGCTGAGTGGGAGGAAATAAAGTGCGCAAAGTATTGTCTATTTTGTCTATTAATGCATCTATAGTATTTGTTTTGCGCATAGTGATTTCGTGGCTGCTCTTTTATAATTGAGTAAATTGATTAATCGTTAAGGTTAATCGATTAACTAATTCATTGATTTCATCCTCATTAATAATCAACGGTGGCAATAATCGTACAACAGTATCTGCAGTGATATTAAAGAGTACTCCATTAGCAAGCCCTTGCAGACGCATGTCATTGGCTGGCCTATCTAGTTCAATACCTAGCATATATCCTTTACCACGAATTGCTTTAACATTCGGATGTTCACCAAGATTTTTGATTAATTTTTCCATTAATAGCGCACTGTTTTTTGTGACTTTTTCGCAAATTTTATCCCGTTCAATGACTTCTAATACTGTTAAAGCAGTCGCACACGCTAAAGGATTGCCGCCGAAGGTTGAACCATGGTTTCCAGGTTTAAATAAATCCTTCGCTTTTTTGCTGATGAGACAAGCTCCGATTGGAACGCCATTTCCTAAACCTTTGGCTGTAGTAAGAACATCAGGCTGAATGTCATAATGCATACAGGCAAATAATTTTCCAGTACGACCGTTTCCAGTTTGGATTTCATCTAAAATAAGCATCCAATCATGTTGTTCACAAAGTTTGGCAACCGAACGAAGATAACTTTCCTCTGCTGCATAGATACCACCTTCGCCTTGGATAGGCTCAAGCATCACAGCGACGACATCTTCTCTATTGGCGGCAATAGTATGGATGGCATCCAAGTCATTAAAAGGAGCACGAATAAATCCAGGAACCAAAGGTTCAAATCCTGCTTGTACCTTACGACTCCCTGATGCAGTTAATGTCGCCATAGTACGGCCATGAAAAGCTTTTTCCATCACAATGATTGATGGTGTTTCAATTCCTTTTTTGTGACCAAAAAGGCGAGTTAATTTAATTGCTGCTTCATTCACTTCAGCACCTGAATTGGCGAAAAAAACCTGCTCCATGCCAGTCATGGCTGTCAGTTTTTCCGCGAGTAATTCTTGTTGCTTAATGTGAAAGGTATTCGAGGTGTGAATCAGCTTAGCTGCTTGTTGTTGTATCGTTTTTGTGACATCAGGGTGGGCATGTCCTAGCCCACAAACAGCTATCCCGCTTAAGCCATCAAGATAAGCTTTTCCTTGTTCATCATACAACCAAACTCCTTCTCCATGTGTGAACGTTATTGGCATGGGATTGTAACTTGTGATTAAAGCCATAATGTTTTCCT includes these proteins:
- a CDS encoding inorganic phosphate transporter; the protein is MDSPFLFTLFVIMVAYAFDFINGFHDAANSIATIVTTKVLTPKQAVIWAAFFNFIAFLVFNLTVAKTIGSDLIDAHIVDAHFILAALIGAIFWNLVTWYYGLPSSSSHALIGGLAGAAIAKGGFSSLKMTGFAKVIGGIFVSPALGLVVALFITYFFYKFSKNSKQTHFKFFKGFQLCSSALLSLTHGSNDGQKTMGIISILLFSAAWIEGPFYVPCWVVISCQAAISLGTLAGGWRIVHTMGTQITKLDTIKGCAAETGAAISLFIATQSGIPVSTTHTVTGAIAGVGLTNGLAGPHWRVIRRIFFSWLITIPAAAIIAAALVLSNI
- the coq7 gene encoding 2-polyprenyl-3-methyl-6-methoxy-1,4-benzoquinone monooxygenase, which codes for MRKTNTIDALIDKIDNTLRTLFPPTQRIGTRHSPAKDLPEASLSPQEKKHISGLMRVNHAGEVCAQALYQGQALTAQLTHIKKQMSDAAAEEIDHLAWCEERLTELGSKTSLLNPLWYGGSFILGALAGLAGDRVSLGFVMETERQVSAHLLRHLQKLPAKDKKSHSLLTKMKEDEEQHATLAMESGAIELPYVIKLLMHIVSKLMTKSSYYI
- a CDS encoding aspartate aminotransferase family protein; this encodes MALITSYNPMPITFTHGEGVWLYDEQGKAYLDGLSGIAVCGLGHAHPDVTKTIQQQAAKLIHTSNTFHIKQQELLAEKLTAMTGMEQVFFANSGAEVNEAAIKLTRLFGHKKGIETPSIIVMEKAFHGRTMATLTASGSRKVQAGFEPLVPGFIRAPFNDLDAIHTIAANREDVVAVMLEPIQGEGGIYAAEESYLRSVAKLCEQHDWMLILDEIQTGNGRTGKLFACMHYDIQPDVLTTAKGLGNGVPIGACLISKKAKDLFKPGNHGSTFGGNPLACATALTVLEVIERDKICEKVTKNSALLMEKLIKNLGEHPNVKAIRGKGYMLGIELDRPANDMRLQGLANGVLFNITADTVVRLLPPLIINEDEINELVNRLTLTINQFTQL